In the genome of Quercus robur chromosome 3, dhQueRobu3.1, whole genome shotgun sequence, one region contains:
- the LOC126717578 gene encoding uncharacterized protein LOC126717578, producing MRGGGGGGGGNPSGNYRNPCLTMHQPWASLLVHGIKRIEGRSWPSPIRGRLWIHAASKVPDEATIKAMEDFYREIYAVNGITDLKFPEHYPISRLLGCIEVVGCVRGEELARWEMVPEGVRLEGQTDFCWLCEQPQKLLIPFEMRGYQRVYNLEKKIYEAAVRGLVSVEGPLPVKFPLPNPQDPFSLKPGSISVQFPKSKVSDIEKLSSLSAAIAGARAAATQFTKKDENLSMVIMNSTPDTVRTDQSTSKSLKEDAMLDTNINERSSNDGTLVSNDKEQSFLPKCEASSSRNKTPAGVEHGGPHKIFAASLRGLKPS from the exons ATGAGagggggaggaggaggaggaggaggaaacCCTTCTGGGAACTACAGAAACCCATGTCTTACAATGCACCAGCCCTGGGCTTCACTGCTTGTTCATGGCATCAAACGCATTGAAGGCAGGTCATGGCCTTCTCCAATCAGAG GCCGCCTTTGGATTCATGCTGCAAGTAAGGTTCCAGATGAGGCTACAATCAAAGCAATGGAGGATTTCTACCGGGAAATTTATGCAGTGAATGGAATTACTGATCTTAAGTTTCCAGAGCATTATCCAATTTCAAGATTATTAG GGTGCATCGAAGTGGTTGGATGTGTTAGAGGTGAAGAACTAGCACGCTGGGAGATGGTACCCGAAGGG GTGAGGCTAGAAGGACAGACTGATTTTTGTTGGCTTTGTGAACAGCCACAG AAATTGCTGATTCCTTTTGAGATGCGAGGATACCAACGTGTATATAACTTGGAAAAGAAG ATATATGAGGCTGCAGTTAGAGGTCTTGTTTCAGTTGAAGGTCCACTGCCAGTGAAATTTCCACTTCCAAATCCACAAGATCCATTTTCCCTGAAGCCAGGATCTATCTCTGTGCAATTCCCTAAATCTAAAGTATCTGACATAGAAAAATTATCAAGCCTCAGTGCTGCCATAGCTGGTGCACGAGCAGCAGCTACACAGTTCacaaaaaaagatgaaaatctCTCAATGGTGATCATGAACAGTACACCTGATACTGTAAGGACTGATCAATCAACAAGCAAATCATTGAAAGAGGATGCAATGCTAGACACTAATATTAATGAAAGATCATCTAATGATGGGACTTTGGTGTCAAATGACAAGGAGCAAAGTTTCCTCCCTAAGTGTGAGGCAAGTAGTAGCCGTAATAAGACACCTGCAGGTGTGGAACATGGGGGACCTCATAAG attttcgCTGCCTCCTTGAGAGGGCTCAAGCCGTCATGA